In Hymenobacter sublimis, a single genomic region encodes these proteins:
- a CDS encoding TapB family protein produces the protein MPRFHLLAAGLTACLAASPALAQTLPPVDCAHPFGLYDNMELVYQLQDASGKTTGTMRNRVVSLSSEQNKKQTITTNSVLLKSGTYDPKNKLLRLQDLTYRCRQDTSFTDGSAELSPESLRSFRDRRFVYAPVPLAWPNQPTVGSQLPQGGISVQVSSTAVDIAKVYTTVHKRRITGTETVTTPAGSFACYKVEAERESATAARADMVMRNAVRVVDYYSPAVGIVKSEVYDKKGKLEQVRLLTAINTGAPAGSTDQPKEKEKYKVKKS, from the coding sequence ATGCCCCGATTTCATTTGCTGGCAGCCGGTCTGACCGCCTGCCTGGCCGCTTCTCCCGCCCTGGCCCAAACACTGCCGCCGGTTGATTGCGCCCACCCCTTCGGCCTTTACGATAATATGGAGCTAGTGTATCAGCTCCAGGATGCCAGCGGCAAAACAACCGGCACCATGCGCAACCGGGTGGTCAGCCTGAGCTCAGAGCAGAATAAGAAACAGACCATTACTACCAATTCAGTGCTGTTGAAAAGCGGCACCTACGACCCCAAAAACAAGCTTCTGCGCCTACAGGACCTTACCTACCGTTGCCGCCAGGACACCAGCTTCACCGATGGATCGGCTGAGCTGAGCCCCGAGAGCCTACGCTCCTTCCGCGACCGGCGCTTTGTCTACGCGCCCGTACCCCTGGCCTGGCCCAATCAGCCCACCGTCGGCTCCCAACTGCCCCAGGGCGGTATTTCGGTGCAGGTGAGCAGCACGGCTGTCGATATTGCCAAGGTGTACACCACCGTGCATAAGCGCCGCATAACGGGCACCGAAACGGTGACAACGCCAGCCGGCTCCTTTGCCTGCTACAAGGTGGAAGCCGAGCGGGAAAGCGCCACTGCCGCCCGCGCCGACATGGTCATGCGCAACGCAGTGCGGGTAGTCGACTATTACTCGCCGGCCGTGGGCATCGTGAAAAGCGAAGTGTACGACAAGAAGGGCAAGCTGGAACAGGTGCGCCTGCTAACGGCCATTAACACGGGAGCACCGGCCGGCAGTACTGACCAACCCAAAGAGAAGGAGAAATACAAGGTCAAAAAATCGTAA